In Phreatobacter aquaticus, a single genomic region encodes these proteins:
- a CDS encoding tautomerase family protein, translating to MPIIQITYSTPAPSVDLPARIAKDIVAITTRVLRKKPELTAVTIAQRDAAHWFVGGPSLAEQGLASFFLDIKVVDGTNTKDEKAAYVATIFDAFGQLLGPVHPESYVYIHDVKAEAYGFGGLTQEHRYIAGRLPHAA from the coding sequence ATGCCGATCATCCAGATCACCTATTCCACGCCCGCGCCGTCCGTCGACCTTCCGGCCCGCATCGCTAAGGACATCGTGGCAATCACCACGCGCGTCCTGCGCAAGAAGCCGGAACTCACCGCTGTGACGATCGCGCAGCGCGATGCCGCACACTGGTTCGTCGGAGGACCGTCGCTCGCCGAACAGGGGCTGGCCTCGTTCTTCCTCGACATCAAGGTGGTCGACGGCACGAACACGAAAGACGAGAAGGCGGCCTATGTCGCGACGATCTTTGACGCTTTCGGCCAGCTGCTCGGCCCGGTTCATCCCGAAAGCTACGTCTACATCCACGACGTCAAGGCGGAGGCCTATGGGTTCGGCGGCCTGACGCAGGAACACCGCTACATCGCGGGAAGGTTGCCTCACGCTGCCTGA